AGTTCACGGAGTGGTACCCCGGCGGGAGAATAAACATCGCGCACAACGTCCTCGACAGACACGGTGCGGTCGATAGTCCGGACCGAAACCGGGTCGCGTGCATCTGGGAGGGCGAACCCGGCGACACGCGGCAGGTGACCTATCACGACGTCTACCGCGAGGCCAACCGGGTGGCGAACCTGCTCGAATCGTACGGCGTCGAGACGGGCGATACGGTCGGTCTCTACATGCCGATGGTGCCGGAGGTCATCTCCATTCTCTACGGCTGTTTCAAAGTCGGGGCCATCGCCGTGCCCATCTTCTCGGGGTTCGGCGTGGACGCGACGGCGACGCGAATCGAGGACTCGGGCTGTTCCGTGCTGTTTACGGCCGACGGCTTCTACCGCCGGGGAAGCGAAATCACCCTGAAAGACGCCGCCGACGAGGCGATATCGGAGGTGGGCGGCGTCGAACACACCGTCGTCTACGACCGTCTGGGTATCGCCGACAGCGACGACAAGACGATCAGGTGGACCGCCCGCGACGACTGGTGGGACGAGGCGGTGGGCGAGGCGTCGCCGGAGTACGAGACGAAGGAACTCGACGCGAGTCAGGAGTCGATGTTGCTCTACTCGTCGGGGACGACCGGCGAACCGAAAGGTATCGTCCACACCCACGCCGGACTCCAGATGCAGTGTGCAAAAGAGATCTACTTCGGCTTCGACCACAAACCCGAGGACCGCTTCTTTTGGGTGTCCGACATCGGGTGGATGATGGGGCCGTGGACGCTCGTCGGCAACCACACGTTCGGCGGCACCACCTTCATGTACGAGGGCGCGCCCGACTACCCGAACCCCGACAGGTTCTGGGAGATGATAGACCGCCACGGCCTGACGGTGTTCGGCATCTCGCCGACGGCCGTCAGAGCGCTCAGAAAACACGGCGACGAGTGGGTGGAGAAACACGACCTGTCGTCGCTTCGCTTGCTCGGGTCGACGGGCGAACCGTGGGACCCCGAATCGTGGATGTGGTTCTACGACCGAATCGGTGGCCGGGAAGCGCCCGTGTTGAACATCTCCGGCGGCACCGAAATCTGCGGCTGTTTCCTCATGCCGATGCCGGACCAACCGCTGAAGCCGTGCAGTCTCGGCGGCCCCGGACTGGGGATGGACGTAGACATCGTAGACGCCGACGGGAGAAGCGTCGCGGACGACCACGAACGCGGCTACCTCGTCGCCCGCGACTCCTGTCCGTCGATGACGAAGTCGCTTTGGTCGGGCGACGACCGCTACCTGGAGGCGTACTGGAGTACGTTCGAAGAGCCGCCGCTTTGGAACCACGGCGACTGGGCGCAGAAAGACGAAGACGGCTTTTGGTTCCTCCACGGGCGCGCCGACGACGCTCTCAACGTCGCCGGACGGAAAGTCGGCCCCGCCGAGATAGAGGGCGTCCTCGTCGAACACGACGCGGTGAATCAGGCGGCCGTCGTCGGCGTCGACGACGAGACGACCGGAACTGCCGTCGTCGCCTACGTCGTCCTCGAAGCCGACGCCGAACCGTCCGACGAACTCCGCGAGGAACTCCGCGAACTCGTCGGCGAAAAGCAGGGCAAGCCGTTCCGACCGCGAGAACTGCGCTTCGTCTCGGAGTTCCCGAAGACGCAGTCGGGGAAGGTCATCCGGCGCGCCATCGCGGCGGTCCACGAGGGAGCGGACGTCGGCGACACGAGCAGTATCGAGAACCCCGCCGCCCTCGACGAACTCCGCGAGGCGCGGTAATCGACGCTCCGGGCCGCGTCTGACTCACTCGCCGTCGAAAACCGTCCGAGGGTCGATACGCCGACGCTCCGGGCCGTCGCCGCCGACTCGAACGTCGCCGACGGTGTCGTCGTCGGGGAACCGTATCGTCGCGCCGACGAGCAACGGCGCGACCACTCCGGCGGCGACGACGCCCGGGTCCGACAGAGAGGCGCGAACGACGACGTCGTCGCCCGGTTCGATGTCGGCGGCGCCGACGGCGCCGGCCGCGGCCGAGAGAACGTCCGCGTGGGTGTACGT
This genomic window from Halopelagius inordinatus contains:
- a CDS encoding AMP-binding protein, with product MEVPDTDEVVHRPSPEFAEATNVRAFMREYGIEDYESLIDRTCSDVEWFWDELVDYLGIEFYEEYDAVRDDAEGPQFTEWYPGGRINIAHNVLDRHGAVDSPDRNRVACIWEGEPGDTRQVTYHDVYREANRVANLLESYGVETGDTVGLYMPMVPEVISILYGCFKVGAIAVPIFSGFGVDATATRIEDSGCSVLFTADGFYRRGSEITLKDAADEAISEVGGVEHTVVYDRLGIADSDDKTIRWTARDDWWDEAVGEASPEYETKELDASQESMLLYSSGTTGEPKGIVHTHAGLQMQCAKEIYFGFDHKPEDRFFWVSDIGWMMGPWTLVGNHTFGGTTFMYEGAPDYPNPDRFWEMIDRHGLTVFGISPTAVRALRKHGDEWVEKHDLSSLRLLGSTGEPWDPESWMWFYDRIGGREAPVLNISGGTEICGCFLMPMPDQPLKPCSLGGPGLGMDVDIVDADGRSVADDHERGYLVARDSCPSMTKSLWSGDDRYLEAYWSTFEEPPLWNHGDWAQKDEDGFWFLHGRADDALNVAGRKVGPAEIEGVLVEHDAVNQAAVVGVDDETTGTAVVAYVVLEADAEPSDELREELRELVGEKQGKPFRPRELRFVSEFPKTQSGKVIRRAIAAVHEGADVGDTSSIENPAALDELREAR